The bacterium sequence GGCTGCGGCCCGGTCGCGCGCGTCGTCCAACCGCTCGAGCGCGTCCTCTGGATCGCGGCCGAGGTCCCACAGCAGCACCTCGGGGCGCGTGGCGTCGACGACTGCGGCGAGGTCGTCGCTGCCGGCGGCCTGTCCGACGATCGTGCACCCCGGTTGATCGGCGAGGAGCGCCGACAGTCCGGCACGTGCCAGCAGATCATCGGCCACGATGAGAATCCGGAGCGTTGCCGTGGAATTCCTCATGGAGAAGCCCTCGCCCGCCCACAACGGCCGGGAATCCCGGCGGATTCCCGCGACCGGTGGAGGGTTCTGGGGGCGCTCGCAGGATGGAATTTGGCCGGAGGTCACGAACATCCCGCTGTCATTGTCGCACCGGACGTCGACGCACGACGGGGAGGATGACGTTGAACACACGCGCGATTCTTGGAGCGGCGGTTGGGGTGGCGTTGCTGGTTGCCGCGTGGGGACAGGCGGGGCCAACTCGGGCGGCGGCTGCCGCCAAGACGACCGTGCGGGTCGGTATGGTCTATTCCGGCACCGGGCCGCTGGCGGGCTACGGGGCGCAGTACAAGGACGGATTCGAGGTGGGCCTGGCCTACGCGACCGGAGGGACCGGGACGGTCAACGGCCACAAGATCGACGTCTCGTGGAACGACGACGCCGGGGACCCCGCGAAGGCCGTGTCCGAGGCCAAGGACCTGATCGGTCAGGGGGTCAAGATCCTCGCGGGACCGGTGAGTTCCGCGGTCGCACTTCAGGTGGCGCCCCTCGCCGCCCAGAACAAGGTGCTGCTCATCTCCGGCCCGGCGGCCGCTGACGCGGTCACGGGGCTCAACCGGTACACGTTTCGCTCGGGGCGTCAGACCTACCAGGACATCCTGACGGCGAAGTCCTTCATCGGGGATGTCGGCGGCAAGAAGATCGTCGTGTTTGCCCAGGACTACGCGTTCGGGCAGGCGAACGTCGCGGCCGTCCGGGGCGTGCTGGGTACTGCGGGCGCCCAGGTCAGCCAGATCTTGGTGCCGCTCAGCGCGAACGACTTCACGCCGTTCGCGCTGCAGGTCAAGCAGGCCAAGCCGGATCTGCTCTTCGTGGCGTGGGCCGGAAACACGGCCCCCGCGATGTGGCAGTCGCTGGATCAGCAGGGCGTCTTTTCGGTCACGACGGTCGTGACCGGGCTCGACCAGCGGTCGACGTACGCGACGTTTGGCCCGGTCGCCTCCAAGATCAGTTTCCTGTCGCACTACGTGTATCAGGCGCCGCGCAACAGGGCGAACACCTATCTCGTCGACGCGCTGAAGAAGCGCGGTGCGGTGCCGGATCTCTTCGACCCGGACGGGTTCGTGGCCGCGCAGATGATCGCCCACGCGGTGCAGACCGCGGATGGGGACGACGTGGAGGCGATGATCAAAGCGCTCGAGAACTGGACGTTCTTGGCGCCGAAAGGCCAGCAGTTGATCCGCGCGGCCGATCACGCGATGCTCCAGCCGATGTTTCAGGTCAAACTGGTGGGCGCCGGCGGCGGCTACGAGCCGCAGTCGGTGAAGAACCTTGCGCTCCAAACGGTGGTTCCTCCGGTCACGCCGTTCAAGCCCTGACCGGCGTGGCGTGGGACCCATCGCTGTCCCGCTCGGATCCGCCGCCCCGGGCGGCGGGGATGCGCCGGTGAGCGCGGGGTTCGTTCTGCGGACCGACCGGTTGAGCTTTCACATCGGCGGCGTCGTGATCGTGGATGAGGTCTCTCTCGACATCCGGCGGGGTGAGTTCGTGTCGGTGATCGGCCCGAACGGCGCCGGCAAGACGTCGCTGTTCAATCTCCTCTCGGGGCTGTACCGCGCAACCGGCGGTCGGATTGAGCTGGACGGTCGCGAGATGACCGACACGCCGCCTGCGCGCCGGGCCCAGGCCGGGCTCGGACGCACCTTCCAGATGTCCAGCATCTTCCCGGCGTTGACCGCGCTCGAGAATGTGCGCCTGGCGATTCAGATGCGTTCCGCCGGCGCCGGTCCGTTTGGACGCTCCCGGACGGATCCGGCAGAGACCGCGCGGGCGCGTGAGGCGCTCGCGCGCGTCGGCCTGGAACGGCGCGGGGCCGACCGGGCCGGCGCCCTGAGTCACGCCGACCGGCGCAAGGTGGAGCTCGCGATGCTCGTGGCCCCCGAGTTCGGCGTCGTGCTGCTCGACGAGCCCACCGCCGGCGTGAGCGCGGAGGATATCCCCCTGCTGCTTCGCGTCATCCGATTCCTCCACCGCGAGCAGGGGAGGACCGTGCTCATGGTCGAGCATCGGATGGACGTCGTTGGCGAGCTCTCCGATCGGATCGCGGTCATGCACCACGGGCGTCTTTTGACGTGCGCGTCTCCCGGCCAGGTGATTGCCGACAAGGCGGTGCAGGAAGCCTACCTCGGGGACGCGCTGTGACGGCGCTCCTCGAGGCGCAGGATCTCCACGTCGTGCTGGCCGGATCGCACATCCTGCGGGGTGTCGACGTGGTCGTGCCGGAAGGCGGCGTGACCGCGCTGCTCGGCCGCAACGGGGCCGGCAAGACCACGACCCTGCGGGCGATCCTGGGGCTCGTTCCGCGCGCGGGACGGGTGCGGCTCGGGGGCCGCGACGTGAGCCGCGCGTCGACGCACGCGATGGTGCAGGCGGGGATCGGGTACGTCCCCGAGGGGCGCGACGTGTTCGCGGGGTTGACGGTGGCGGAAAACCTGCGGCTCGCGGAACGGACGGCCCATCCGCGCTACGACCAGGTGTACGAGATCTTCCCGGAGCTCAGCGCGCGCGCGTCGCAACGCGCCGGCACGCTCTCGGGAGGACAGCAGCAAATGGTCGCCATCGCCCGCGCGCTACTCAACCCGAACCGGATCTTGTTGGTCGACGAACCGACGAAGGGACTAGCGCCGCGGGTGGTGGCTCGGGTGATCGAGATACTCGCCGCGGTCTCGCGCGAGGTCACGGTCTTGCTGGTGGAGCAGAACCTCGCTGCGGCGAGGGGGCTCGCGCGGCACGCGATCGTGCTCGACCAGGGCACGACCGTGTACGCCGGCGGCTTCGCGGAGTTCGTGGGCGACCGCGAGCGGGTCCACCGCCATCTCGGCGTCGCCCTCGCCCCGGCGGGTCCATGAGCACGATTGTGCTCCTCGGTATCACGGGCCTGGGATTGGGGGGCCTCTATTTCTTGATGGCGTCGGGATTATCGCTCACGTACGGCCTGCTGCGCGTCCTCAACTTCGCCCACGGCGTCTTTCTCACGGCTGGCGCGTACACGGCGTGGCTGATCGTGTCACGCATGGGCGGAACCGGGCCGACGCGCTTCGCGGTGGCGGTGCTCGGAGCGCTCGTGGTCGGCGCCGCGATCGCCGCGGCGGTCGAAGTGACGTTGATTCGGCCCCTGTACCGCCGGCACATCGAGCAGGTGCTCGCGACGGTCGGCGTCGCGCTCGCACTCGGCGCGCTCGCGCAGGGGATCTTCGGCGCGGACCCGCGCCCGGTCCCGGTGCCGCCCTGGATGCAAGGGGTCACGTCGGTGCTGGGCGCCGCCGTGCCGAACAGCCGTCTCGTGACGATCGCCGCGGGCGCAGTGGTCCTCGGGGCCCTCGGCGCGTTCCTGCGCCTGACTCGTTGGGGCCTGATCGTGCGCGCCGGGGTCGAGAACCGAGAGATGGTGCAGGCCCTCGGCATCGACGTGCAGCGCGCGTTCACGCTGGTGTTTGCCCTCGGCGGCGTGGCGGCCGCGCTCGGCGGGGTGCTGAGCGACGGGTACTTCGGCACCGTCGACCCAGCGCGCGGCACCGCGATGCTCATTTACGCGTTCGTCGTCGTCGTCATCGGCGGCCTCGGGTCCATCGCCGGCTCGGCCATCGCCGCCGTCCTGGTCGGGCTGATCCAGCAGTTCGCGAACTACTACGGCTCGGTGTGGTGGAGCTTCCCGTCCAG is a genomic window containing:
- a CDS encoding ABC transporter ATP-binding protein, with the protein product MTALLEAQDLHVVLAGSHILRGVDVVVPEGGVTALLGRNGAGKTTTLRAILGLVPRAGRVRLGGRDVSRASTHAMVQAGIGYVPEGRDVFAGLTVAENLRLAERTAHPRYDQVYEIFPELSARASQRAGTLSGGQQQMVAIARALLNPNRILLVDEPTKGLAPRVVARVIEILAAVSREVTVLLVEQNLAAARGLARHAIVLDQGTTVYAGGFAEFVGDRERVHRHLGVALAPAGP
- a CDS encoding ABC transporter ATP-binding protein; its protein translation is MSAGFVLRTDRLSFHIGGVVIVDEVSLDIRRGEFVSVIGPNGAGKTSLFNLLSGLYRATGGRIELDGREMTDTPPARRAQAGLGRTFQMSSIFPALTALENVRLAIQMRSAGAGPFGRSRTDPAETARAREALARVGLERRGADRAGALSHADRRKVELAMLVAPEFGVVLLDEPTAGVSAEDIPLLLRVIRFLHREQGRTVLMVEHRMDVVGELSDRIAVMHHGRLLTCASPGQVIADKAVQEAYLGDAL
- a CDS encoding substrate-binding domain-containing protein, which gives rise to MTLNTRAILGAAVGVALLVAAWGQAGPTRAAAAAKTTVRVGMVYSGTGPLAGYGAQYKDGFEVGLAYATGGTGTVNGHKIDVSWNDDAGDPAKAVSEAKDLIGQGVKILAGPVSSAVALQVAPLAAQNKVLLISGPAAADAVTGLNRYTFRSGRQTYQDILTAKSFIGDVGGKKIVVFAQDYAFGQANVAAVRGVLGTAGAQVSQILVPLSANDFTPFALQVKQAKPDLLFVAWAGNTAPAMWQSLDQQGVFSVTTVVTGLDQRSTYATFGPVASKISFLSHYVYQAPRNRANTYLVDALKKRGAVPDLFDPDGFVAAQMIAHAVQTADGDDVEAMIKALENWTFLAPKGQQLIRAADHAMLQPMFQVKLVGAGGGYEPQSVKNLALQTVVPPVTPFKP
- a CDS encoding branched-chain amino acid ABC transporter permease, whose amino-acid sequence is MSTIVLLGITGLGLGGLYFLMASGLSLTYGLLRVLNFAHGVFLTAGAYTAWLIVSRMGGTGPTRFAVAVLGALVVGAAIAAAVEVTLIRPLYRRHIEQVLATVGVALALGALAQGIFGADPRPVPVPPWMQGVTSVLGAAVPNSRLVTIAAGAVVLGALGAFLRLTRWGLIVRAGVENREMVQALGIDVQRAFTLVFALGGVAAALGGVLSDGYFGTVDPARGTAMLIYAFVVVVIGGLGSIAGSAIAAVLVGLIQQFANYYGSVWWSFPSSGDLAVVLLLVAVLLVRPRGLAGGV